TCTCAGAAAGGATTAAAGGGGCTAATCGCACTCTCTTATACTTTCAATATTGAAAATAGTAAAGTAGATGAAATTCATAGAAGCTCTTTTCAAAAGATTTCAACTTATTTTTTTGATACTTATCAAATACAACTAGATGAAAGTGGCAGTGATACCACAAGGTTATGCTTTTTATCTTTTGATCCTAATATTTGTTTAAAGAATTCAATACAGGCATTTGAGATTAATGAAAATGAAATGCTTATTAATAGACGGAAATTAACAACACAAAAGAGCGAAAGAGCTGTCCTCAAAACTAATAAGGACGTATTATTTAATCCCCTGAATAAAAATAGCCAAACAAACAGAAGAATAATTCAATCAATAATACGCTATTTAAGGAATAGAAATTTAAGTATTACTGCTTCATATGAGGAGTGGTATAGAGTTGCTTTTTCCATTGCAGATTCTTTTACATATGATATAGGTAGAAAATACTACTTGTCGCTTTGTAAGCTTGATGGTCACAGATTTGACGAAATAGGCAGTGTAAACATGCTTGAATACTGCTATAAAAACTTGTCCGGCCAAATACATTTTAGCACAATTTTACATTTCGCGGCGCTAAAGGGCTATAAAGATCAATCCAAGAAGAATGGGGTTCCGAAGACGGCTGCTAGCAATAGCACGTCGTAAGTTTCAGCCTTGTTAACGGTCATT
The DNA window shown above is from Chitinophaga agri and carries:
- a CDS encoding BT4734/BF3469 family protein translates to MNLQRILERKVSFQSKIWGPIDRELSISEILTDIKSDKYRDQVEKLRIHLEGGDIDGYNIHKKTLPSVTFCATFQDKRKREFLKEYNNIIVIDIDKLNEEEFLRAKNVLYSDKYVFTYWESPSQKGLKGLIALSYTFNIENSKVDEIHRSSFQKISTYFFDTYQIQLDESGSDTTRLCFLSFDPNICLKNSIQAFEINENEMLINRRKLTTQKSERAVLKTNKDVLFNPLNKNSQTNRRIIQSIIRYLRNRNLSITASYEEWYRVAFSIADSFTYDIGRKYYLSLCKLDGHRFDEIGSVNMLEYCYKNLSGQIHFSTILHFAALKGYKDQSKKNGVPKTAASNSTS